A single region of the Sandaracinaceae bacterium genome encodes:
- the nusB gene encoding transcription antitermination factor NusB, producing the protein MGSRRRGREAALQMLYQIDVSGVTAEQAVQSYWAYLGANREGEEFATEIVRGWASQRDRIDGVIREVSQHWRLERMAKVDRNILRIATYELMAMDDVPRRVTLNEAVELAKRYGSEGSAGFVNGVLDRIASDLGKD; encoded by the coding sequence ATGGGCAGCCGTCGCAGAGGGCGCGAAGCCGCGCTCCAGATGCTCTACCAGATCGACGTCTCCGGCGTGACCGCCGAGCAGGCGGTGCAGTCGTACTGGGCGTACCTCGGCGCGAACCGGGAGGGCGAGGAGTTCGCCACCGAGATCGTGCGCGGGTGGGCGTCCCAGCGTGACCGCATCGACGGGGTGATCCGCGAGGTCAGCCAGCACTGGCGGCTCGAGCGCATGGCCAAGGTCGACCGCAACATCCTCCGCATCGCCACCTACGAGCTGATGGCGATGGACGACGTGCCGCGCCGGGTCACGCTCAACGAGGCGGTGGAGCTGGCCAAGCGCTACGGCAGCGAGGGCTCGGCCGGCTTCGTCAACGGCGTCCTCGACCGCATCGCGAGCGATCTCGGGAAGGACTGA
- the ribE gene encoding 6,7-dimethyl-8-ribityllumazine synthase encodes MATETIEGTYAAPEGARFAIVSGRFNHFITDRLLEGAIDGLVRHGVPEHAIVVSKTPGSYEVPLVVDRFARSGKVDAVIALAAVIRGATPHFDYVAGAVAQGCGAAMRETGVPIVFGVLTTDTIEQAIERAGTKAGNKGWEGALAAIEMVNLRRALEAAGY; translated from the coding sequence ATGGCCACCGAAACCATCGAAGGCACCTACGCCGCGCCCGAAGGGGCGCGGTTCGCGATCGTCAGCGGTCGCTTCAACCACTTCATCACCGATCGGCTGCTCGAGGGCGCCATCGACGGCCTCGTGCGCCACGGCGTCCCCGAGCACGCCATCGTGGTGTCCAAGACGCCGGGCAGCTACGAGGTGCCGCTCGTCGTCGATCGCTTCGCGCGGAGCGGCAAGGTGGACGCGGTGATCGCGCTCGCCGCGGTGATCCGCGGGGCCACGCCGCACTTCGACTACGTGGCCGGCGCGGTCGCGCAGGGCTGCGGCGCGGCCATGAGAGAGACCGGCGTGCCCATCGTGTTCGGCGTGCTGACCACCGACACCATCGAGCAGGCGATCGAGCGCGCGGGCACCAAGGCCGGCAACAAGGGCTGGGAGGGCGCGCTCGCGGCGATCGAGATGGTCAACCTGCGGCGCGCGCTCGAAGCCGCCGGCTACTAG
- the ribB gene encoding 3,4-dihydroxy-2-butanone-4-phosphate synthase, which produces MATRDTRLDAIERVHRALEDIRAGRMVILVDDEDRENEGDLVMAAEKVTPETINFMARYGRGLICLALTEERVAQLDLPMMVDGNRSSRSTAFTISIEAAEGVTTGISAADRAHTVLTAVGADAKPSDIVSPGHIFPLRAKPGGVLQRTGHTEGSVDLASLAGLSSAGVICEIMNEDGTMARMPDLVRFADTHSLRILSIADLIQFRLQHEQMVSLLSEAEVELPSGRTWTARTYGTPEGNRQFLALSLGALDETPTLVRMHTASVLGDVFGVRTRGRVVMHDVIARVEEAGKGVIVFIPPFTVDLRADLAMRTGQKVQRPPLEQGEVLREYGLGAQVLRDLGLRRIRLLTNKPRRIAGLEGYGLEVVEQLLVSDEDAISTRSAEMEALSLDESEPTRH; this is translated from the coding sequence GTGGCGACCCGCGACACCCGACTCGACGCGATCGAACGCGTGCACCGCGCGCTCGAGGACATCCGCGCTGGACGCATGGTGATCCTGGTCGACGACGAGGACCGGGAGAACGAGGGCGACCTCGTAATGGCGGCCGAGAAGGTCACGCCGGAGACCATCAACTTCATGGCGCGCTACGGCCGCGGCCTCATCTGCCTCGCGCTGACCGAAGAGCGGGTGGCGCAGCTCGACCTGCCGATGATGGTGGACGGGAACCGCTCCTCGCGCTCGACCGCCTTCACCATCTCGATCGAGGCGGCGGAGGGCGTCACGACCGGCATCAGCGCCGCCGACCGCGCACACACCGTGCTGACCGCCGTCGGCGCCGACGCCAAGCCGAGCGACATCGTCAGCCCCGGGCACATCTTCCCGCTGCGCGCGAAGCCGGGCGGCGTGCTGCAGCGCACCGGGCACACCGAGGGATCCGTCGACCTCGCCAGCCTCGCGGGGCTCTCCTCGGCCGGCGTGATCTGCGAGATCATGAACGAGGACGGGACGATGGCGCGCATGCCCGACCTCGTGCGCTTCGCCGACACGCACTCGCTCCGCATCCTCTCGATCGCCGACCTCATCCAGTTCCGGCTCCAGCACGAGCAGATGGTCTCGCTGCTGAGCGAGGCCGAGGTGGAGCTGCCGAGCGGCCGCACCTGGACCGCCAGGACCTACGGCACGCCCGAGGGCAACCGGCAGTTCCTCGCGCTCTCGCTGGGCGCGCTCGACGAGACGCCGACCCTGGTGCGCATGCACACCGCGAGCGTGCTCGGCGATGTCTTCGGGGTGCGCACCCGCGGCCGCGTGGTGATGCACGACGTCATCGCGCGGGTCGAAGAGGCGGGCAAGGGCGTCATCGTCTTCATCCCCCCGTTCACCGTCGACCTGCGCGCGGACCTCGCGATGCGCACCGGACAGAAGGTGCAGCGGCCGCCGCTCGAGCAGGGCGAGGTGCTCCGCGAGTACGGGCTCGGCGCGCAGGTGCTGCGTGACCTCGGGCTGCGCCGCATCCGGCTCCTGACCAACAAGCCCCGCCGCATCGCGGGCCTCGAGGGCTACGGGCTCGAGGTCGTGGAGCAGCTGCTCGTGAGCGACGAGGACGCGATCAGCACCCGCTCCGCAGAGATGGAAGCGCTCTCGCTCGACGAGAGCGAGCCCACGCGTCATTAG
- the ribD gene encoding bifunctional diaminohydroxyphosphoribosylaminopyrimidine deaminase/5-amino-6-(5-phosphoribosylamino)uracil reductase RibD: MSRVDEAMMQRALEAARGGRPSPNPHVGAVVARGEQVIAIGHHERAGEAHAEIAAIRNAKGATGGATLYCTLEPCNHFGRTPPCTDAVLEAGFARVVIGCADPKPHVPGAVEKLRAAGLEVEVGVCEADARELIADFSRHISTGLPYAILKAAVTLDGRIATAEGDSQWITGEAARTEAHRMRDRADAVLVGVGTVLADDPSLTVRHVEGRDPIRIVLDTHLRTPPGARLLAGDAAAATWILHGPEASAERRAALAGATLIEVPSQGGRVDVRAAMKALGERDVVRLLVEGGGQVHGALLRVGLAQAAAVFVAPKILGDAAARPLADAGPVSRIAQGWRLESPRVRTLGVDVLFEGELRRG; encoded by the coding sequence GTGAGCCGAGTCGACGAGGCCATGATGCAGCGCGCCCTCGAGGCGGCGCGCGGTGGCCGCCCGAGCCCGAACCCGCACGTCGGCGCGGTGGTCGCGCGCGGTGAGCAGGTCATCGCCATCGGCCACCACGAGCGGGCGGGCGAGGCGCACGCCGAGATCGCCGCCATCCGGAACGCCAAGGGCGCGACCGGGGGGGCCACGCTCTACTGCACCCTCGAGCCCTGCAACCACTTCGGCCGCACGCCGCCCTGCACCGACGCGGTCCTCGAGGCGGGCTTCGCGCGGGTGGTCATCGGCTGCGCCGACCCCAAGCCGCACGTGCCCGGGGCGGTGGAGAAGCTCCGCGCGGCGGGCCTCGAGGTCGAGGTCGGCGTGTGCGAGGCGGACGCGCGCGAGCTCATCGCGGACTTCAGCCGGCACATCTCGACCGGGCTGCCCTACGCCATCCTCAAGGCGGCGGTGACGCTCGACGGTCGCATCGCGACGGCCGAAGGCGACAGCCAGTGGATCACGGGCGAGGCGGCGCGGACCGAGGCGCACCGCATGCGCGACCGGGCGGACGCGGTGCTGGTCGGCGTGGGCACCGTGCTCGCCGACGATCCCTCCCTGACGGTTCGCCACGTCGAAGGCCGCGACCCCATCCGGATCGTGCTCGACACGCACCTGCGCACGCCCCCGGGGGCGCGTCTGCTCGCGGGCGACGCAGCCGCGGCGACGTGGATCCTCCATGGGCCCGAGGCGTCGGCCGAGCGCCGCGCCGCGCTGGCGGGGGCGACCCTGATCGAGGTGCCGAGCCAGGGCGGCCGCGTGGACGTGCGCGCCGCGATGAAGGCGCTGGGCGAGCGCGACGTGGTCCGCCTGCTCGTCGAAGGGGGCGGCCAGGTGCACGGCGCGCTCTTGCGGGTGGGGCTCGCCCAGGCGGCGGCCGTGTTCGTCGCCCCGAAGATCCTCGGCGACGCCGCCGCGCGCCCCCTCGCGGACGCGGGGCCCGTCTCCCGCATCGCGCAGGGCTGGCGTCTCGAGTCGCCGAGGGTGCGGACCCTCGGGGTCGACGTGCTCTTCGAGGGTGAGCTCCGCCGGGGGTGA
- the nrdR gene encoding transcriptional regulator NrdR, translating to MKCPFCGTLDNRVIDSRLSQGGEVTRRRRECEGCDRRYTTYERVEQVLPYVIKKDGRREPFDRMKILAGLRRACEKRPVSAEQLEQLVDRIERAMVETGEKEVPSSQVGERIMDGLRDLDQVAYVRFASVYRSFKDIHEFMAELSHLLGRA from the coding sequence ATGAAGTGCCCCTTTTGCGGCACCCTCGACAACCGGGTGATCGACTCACGCCTGTCCCAGGGCGGCGAAGTGACCCGCCGTCGTCGCGAGTGCGAAGGCTGCGACCGTCGCTACACGACCTACGAGCGCGTGGAGCAGGTCTTGCCCTACGTGATCAAGAAGGACGGGCGGCGCGAGCCATTCGACCGGATGAAGATCCTCGCCGGGCTGCGGCGGGCCTGCGAGAAGCGCCCCGTCTCGGCCGAGCAGCTCGAGCAGCTCGTCGACCGCATCGAGCGGGCGATGGTCGAGACGGGGGAGAAAGAGGTCCCGAGCTCCCAGGTCGGCGAGCGGATCATGGACGGGCTGCGAGACCTCGATCAGGTCGCGTACGTGCGCTTCGCGAGCGTCTACCGCTCGTTCAAGGACATCCACGAGTTCATGGCGGAGCTGTCCCACCTGCTGGGGCGCGCGTGA
- a CDS encoding RsmD family RNA methyltransferase, whose protein sequence is MNETLEGTVRDLSRFGEGVVKTEQGMVFAPGVLPGERVTLDRVKKQGGALRADRARVLDASTQRVEPACPIVGRCGGCPLMIATAPLQAKFKRGLLEQAIAGLPGADGVMLGWIGAKERLGYRRRARMGWQVGGRGLRLGYHPPRSDQLADVRSCAVLHPVLDQGFRHVRRAVAGHLAGKGELNLAMGEGDRAVVAMRSDEMQPPELYRLLESLVQEGMLAGAALRAGGASTDATWGEPREKREGADGEPLWGTVAGFSQANDEVNRALVGRVLELARPAGRHVLELFSGHGNLTVALAREAESLLAIELDEAAAEACRENLRARGLSATVRTDDAETYRPQTAPEVAVIDPPRTGAPGAVKRLVHLGVPEIVYVSCDPPTLGRDLKQLTDAGYELTDAIALDMFPQTAHLEVVVRVEKT, encoded by the coding sequence TTGAACGAGACGCTCGAAGGCACCGTCCGCGATCTCTCCCGTTTCGGGGAGGGCGTGGTGAAGACCGAGCAGGGCATGGTCTTCGCGCCCGGCGTGCTGCCCGGCGAGCGCGTCACGCTCGACCGCGTGAAGAAGCAAGGCGGCGCGCTGCGCGCGGACCGCGCGCGCGTGCTCGACGCGAGCACCCAGCGGGTCGAGCCGGCGTGCCCCATCGTGGGCCGCTGCGGCGGCTGCCCGCTGATGATCGCGACCGCGCCCCTGCAGGCGAAGTTCAAGCGCGGGCTGCTCGAGCAGGCCATCGCCGGCCTCCCGGGCGCGGACGGGGTGATGCTCGGCTGGATCGGCGCCAAGGAGCGCCTCGGCTATCGACGGCGCGCGCGCATGGGCTGGCAGGTCGGAGGGCGCGGGCTGCGCCTCGGCTACCACCCGCCGCGGAGCGATCAGCTGGCCGACGTGCGCAGCTGCGCCGTGCTGCACCCCGTGCTCGACCAGGGCTTCCGCCACGTGCGGCGCGCGGTGGCGGGCCACCTCGCGGGCAAGGGCGAGCTGAACCTGGCCATGGGGGAGGGCGACCGCGCGGTGGTGGCGATGCGGAGCGACGAGATGCAGCCCCCGGAGCTGTACCGGCTGCTCGAGAGCCTGGTCCAGGAGGGCATGCTCGCGGGCGCGGCGCTCCGGGCGGGCGGCGCGAGCACCGACGCGACGTGGGGCGAGCCGCGCGAGAAGCGCGAGGGCGCCGACGGGGAGCCGCTCTGGGGCACCGTCGCCGGCTTCTCGCAGGCGAACGACGAGGTGAACCGGGCCCTGGTGGGGCGGGTGCTCGAGCTGGCGCGCCCCGCGGGTCGGCACGTGCTCGAGCTCTTCTCGGGCCACGGCAACCTGACCGTCGCGCTCGCCCGCGAGGCGGAGAGCCTGCTCGCGATCGAGCTCGACGAGGCCGCCGCCGAGGCCTGCCGCGAGAACCTGCGCGCGCGCGGGCTGAGCGCGACCGTGCGGACCGACGACGCCGAGACCTACCGGCCGCAGACGGCGCCCGAGGTCGCGGTCATCGACCCGCCGCGCACGGGCGCGCCCGGCGCGGTGAAGCGGTTGGTGCATCTGGGCGTACCGGAGATCGTCTACGTGTCGTGCGACCCTCCCACGCTGGGCCGCGACCTGAAGCAGCTCACCGACGCCGGGTACGAGCTCACCGACGCGATCGCCCTCGACATGTTCCCGCAGACCGCCCACCTCGAGGTCGTGGTCCGGGTCGAGAAGACCTGA
- the mnmA gene encoding tRNA 2-thiouridine(34) synthase MnmA: MSDVGRVLVAMSGGVDSSVAAALLHERGVPLVGVTLHLWDASGGNAVGRCCAPEDREDARRTCDHLGVPHYVFDERREFRSKVVDPFIADYKAGLTPSPCVHCNQQVKLGRLLEIAEELDCTHVSTGHYARIEHDSEGRPTLLRGQDRTKDQSYFLYGVPAPVLSRLILPLGDLQKGRTREEGRRLGVPNWDKGDSQELCFVPDGDVGGFVDRETGEASRGAIVDEAGETLGAHEGVHRFTVGQRRGLGLAGGGAPKYVLRIVPETEQVVVGPRDALFADRAAATDVIWTGPAPDGPFDAELQIRYRHRAAPARITPTAGGFEARFVEPQRAIAPGQAAVVYRGEQVIGGGLLANG, from the coding sequence ATGTCGGACGTCGGAAGGGTGCTCGTCGCGATGAGCGGCGGCGTCGACTCCTCGGTGGCGGCCGCGCTCCTGCACGAGCGCGGGGTGCCGCTCGTGGGCGTGACGCTGCACCTCTGGGACGCGTCGGGCGGGAACGCGGTGGGGCGATGTTGCGCCCCCGAGGATCGCGAGGACGCCCGCCGGACCTGCGATCACCTCGGCGTCCCGCACTACGTCTTCGACGAGCGGCGCGAATTCCGCAGCAAGGTCGTCGACCCCTTCATCGCCGACTACAAGGCCGGGCTGACGCCGAGCCCGTGCGTGCACTGCAACCAGCAGGTGAAGCTCGGGCGGCTCCTCGAGATCGCCGAAGAGCTCGACTGCACGCACGTCTCGACCGGACATTACGCGCGGATCGAACACGATTCCGAGGGGCGACCCACGCTGCTCCGTGGACAGGACCGGACCAAGGATCAGAGCTACTTCCTCTACGGGGTTCCCGCCCCCGTGTTGTCGCGTCTGATCCTCCCTCTCGGCGACCTTCAGAAGGGTCGGACGCGCGAGGAGGGCCGTCGTCTCGGCGTCCCGAACTGGGACAAGGGCGACTCCCAGGAGCTGTGCTTCGTGCCGGACGGGGACGTCGGCGGCTTCGTCGATCGCGAGACGGGTGAGGCGAGCCGCGGCGCGATCGTGGACGAGGCCGGCGAGACGCTCGGCGCGCACGAAGGCGTGCACCGGTTCACGGTCGGGCAGCGGCGGGGCCTCGGGCTCGCGGGGGGCGGCGCGCCCAAGTACGTCCTGCGCATCGTGCCGGAGACGGAGCAGGTGGTGGTGGGTCCCCGCGACGCGCTGTTCGCCGACCGCGCCGCGGCCACCGACGTCATCTGGACCGGGCCCGCGCCGGACGGCCCCTTCGACGCCGAGCTGCAGATCCGCTACCGACATCGGGCCGCGCCGGCCCGGATCACCCCCACGGCGGGGGGATTCGAGGCGCGTTTCGTGGAGCCTCAGCGCGCCATCGCCCCCGGACAGGCGGCGGTGGTGTACCGTGGGGAGCAGGTGATCGGCGGTGGGCTTCTCGCGAACGGTTAG
- a CDS encoding aminotransferase class V-fold PLP-dependent enzyme, with the protein MIYLDHHAASPPDEAVRAAMETAREVAWANPSSAHAAGRAARSVLEAAREKIAAAVGAKPADLVLTAGGTEACNLAVRGVPGRGPVLLTRVEHPATREPAVLRGERDGGVGWLEVPAGRPPDAAAFEAALAAAAGPRGDVALAVVQLVSHETGTVLPVAEYGEVCRRRGVRLVVDATQALGKIPLDVGALGATAVALASSKIGGPPAAGALWIARDTALTPQLIGGAQERGRRAGSPDPVAMAGFGEAAARVETRLAAMPSVAARRDTLEAALLALGAVVNGEGPRVATVSNVSVPGWKGTRLVAALDLEGLCASHGAACSSGVDAPSEVIAAMYPDALWRAESALRLSLGPTTSDADIEAAIRIVSAVIPRKARA; encoded by the coding sequence GTGATCTACCTCGACCACCACGCGGCGAGCCCTCCCGACGAGGCCGTGCGCGCCGCGATGGAGACGGCGCGAGAGGTGGCCTGGGCGAACCCGTCCAGCGCCCACGCCGCGGGGCGGGCCGCGCGGTCCGTGCTCGAGGCTGCGCGCGAGAAGATCGCGGCCGCCGTGGGCGCGAAGCCCGCGGACCTGGTGCTCACGGCCGGCGGCACGGAGGCGTGCAACCTGGCCGTGCGCGGCGTGCCCGGGCGCGGGCCGGTCCTCCTGACGCGCGTCGAGCACCCCGCGACGCGTGAGCCCGCCGTCCTCCGCGGCGAGCGCGACGGAGGCGTGGGCTGGCTCGAGGTCCCCGCCGGGCGCCCCCCGGACGCGGCGGCGTTCGAGGCGGCGCTGGCCGCCGCCGCCGGCCCTCGGGGAGACGTCGCGCTGGCCGTGGTGCAGCTGGTCTCACACGAGACCGGGACCGTGCTCCCGGTCGCCGAGTACGGCGAAGTCTGTCGCCGGCGCGGCGTGCGGCTCGTCGTGGACGCGACGCAGGCGCTGGGCAAGATCCCGCTCGACGTCGGCGCGCTCGGCGCCACCGCCGTGGCGCTCGCCTCGTCCAAGATCGGTGGGCCGCCCGCCGCGGGCGCGCTCTGGATCGCGCGCGACACCGCGCTCACGCCGCAGCTGATCGGCGGCGCGCAGGAGCGCGGGCGGCGCGCGGGCAGCCCCGATCCGGTGGCGATGGCCGGGTTCGGTGAGGCGGCGGCGCGGGTCGAGACGCGCCTCGCCGCGATGCCGTCCGTGGCCGCGAGGCGGGACACCCTCGAGGCGGCGCTGCTCGCGCTCGGCGCGGTCGTCAACGGGGAGGGGCCGCGGGTCGCCACGGTGAGCAACGTCTCGGTCCCCGGCTGGAAGGGCACCCGGCTCGTGGCCGCGCTCGACCTCGAGGGGCTCTGCGCCTCCCACGGCGCGGCGTGCTCGAGCGGGGTGGACGCTCCATCCGAGGTAATAGCGGCGATGTACCCGGACGCCCTATGGCGCGCGGAGTCGGCGCTTCGGCTGAGCCTCGGACCGACCACGAGCGATGCGGACATAGAGGCCGCCATCCGGATCGTGAGCGCCGTGATCCCGCGCAAAGCGCGCGCGTGA
- a CDS encoding hybrid sensor histidine kinase/response regulator: MARILHIEDDPKNRLLVRKLLGVAGHEVIEAEGGIEGIRLARESAPELVLVDVNIPDLDGYEVTLRLRGMKALEDVPIVAITAEGDREISLAVGADGFLEKPIDASRFAKQIARFLKGHKERGRTRASQQLRIQGSRTVERLERKVVELSEANARLEEMMHLRREFLRNLSHELATPMTPIVGYLRLLIGEELGELNPMQAKSLAAVQDSTERLRGLIDTLLDVSSLETGRMHFYDRAYDFGRVAARAIEHARPRLDARKLEVHVEPAPAGLSASGDPDKVRRAIVHVLDNAAKFSETGGTVAIGIERHGEGAELSYELRVADDGPGIPPDKIGKILEPFYQADGSVTREYGGVGLGLAFARRVADAMGGGVEVYAPPRHEIAGCALGGTEVVLRVCAHPPGSDPGPDA, encoded by the coding sequence GTGGCGCGAATCCTCCATATCGAAGACGACCCGAAGAACCGTCTGCTCGTCCGCAAGCTGCTCGGCGTGGCCGGGCACGAGGTGATCGAAGCCGAGGGGGGCATCGAGGGGATCCGCCTCGCGCGGGAGTCGGCGCCGGAGCTGGTGCTCGTCGACGTCAACATCCCCGACCTCGACGGCTACGAGGTCACGCTGCGCCTGCGCGGCATGAAGGCGCTCGAGGACGTGCCCATCGTGGCCATCACGGCCGAGGGGGATCGTGAGATCAGCCTGGCCGTCGGCGCGGACGGATTCCTCGAGAAGCCGATCGACGCGAGCCGCTTCGCCAAGCAGATCGCGCGATTCCTCAAGGGGCACAAGGAGCGCGGTCGCACGCGCGCCTCGCAGCAGCTCCGGATCCAGGGCTCGCGCACCGTCGAGCGGCTCGAGCGCAAGGTGGTGGAGCTGTCCGAGGCGAACGCGCGGCTCGAGGAGATGATGCATCTGCGGCGCGAGTTCCTGCGGAACCTCAGCCACGAGCTCGCCACGCCGATGACCCCCATCGTCGGCTACCTCCGCCTGCTGATCGGGGAGGAGCTGGGCGAGCTGAACCCCATGCAGGCCAAGAGCCTCGCCGCGGTGCAGGACTCCACGGAGCGGCTCCGCGGCCTCATCGACACGCTCCTGGACGTCAGCAGCCTCGAGACGGGGCGCATGCACTTCTACGACCGCGCCTACGACTTCGGGCGGGTGGCCGCGAGGGCGATCGAGCACGCCCGGCCGCGACTCGACGCGCGCAAGCTCGAGGTGCACGTGGAGCCCGCGCCGGCCGGCCTCAGCGCGAGCGGAGACCCGGACAAGGTCCGCAGAGCCATCGTGCACGTGCTCGACAACGCCGCGAAGTTCTCCGAGACGGGCGGCACCGTCGCGATCGGGATCGAGCGGCACGGCGAGGGCGCGGAACTCTCCTACGAGCTGCGCGTGGCCGACGACGGCCCCGGGATCCCGCCGGACAAGATCGGCAAGATCCTCGAGCCCTTCTATCAGGCGGACGGCTCGGTCACGCGCGAGTACGGCGGGGTCGGGCTCGGGCTCGCCTTCGCCCGGCGCGTGGCCGACGCGATGGGCGGCGGCGTGGAGGTGTACGCGCCGCCTCGGCACGAGATCGCCGGCTGCGCGCTCGGCGGGACGGAGGTCGTGCTGCGGGTCTGCGCGCACCCGCCGGGCAGCGACCCCGGCCCCGACGCGTGA
- the meaB gene encoding methylmalonyl Co-A mutase-associated GTPase MeaB, producing MKGLDLDAYVEGVRAHERSVVGRALTLVESDLRRHRELAQDLLGRLLPDTGGATRVGITGVPGVGKSTFIDALGVHLLEAGRRVAVLAVDPTSGRSGGSILGDKTRMARLSRDPRAFVRPSPSQGALGGVARKTRESIQVCEAAGYDVVLVETVGVGQSETEVAAMVDCFLVLMLPNAGDELQGIKRGIVELADLIAINKADGDAKKAAARAKTQYEGALRYLTPIHAEWSPEVRCVSALTGEGVAELWARVEAHRAALSETGALARMRADQAAQWMWRAVEHELTARLRAHPEVQALAPSLEAEVRAGTLPATQAASRLLARFGIDV from the coding sequence ATGAAGGGGCTCGACCTCGACGCCTACGTCGAGGGGGTGCGGGCCCATGAGCGCTCCGTCGTGGGCCGCGCGCTCACCCTCGTGGAGAGCGACCTGCGCCGCCACCGAGAGCTCGCGCAGGATCTCCTGGGGCGGCTGCTGCCGGACACCGGGGGCGCGACGCGGGTGGGCATCACCGGGGTGCCGGGCGTGGGCAAGAGCACGTTCATCGACGCGCTGGGGGTGCACCTGCTGGAGGCGGGGCGCCGCGTGGCCGTGCTCGCCGTCGACCCCACCAGCGGCCGGAGCGGCGGCTCCATCCTCGGCGACAAGACCCGCATGGCGCGGCTCTCCCGCGACCCGCGCGCCTTCGTGCGTCCGTCGCCCAGCCAGGGCGCCCTCGGCGGCGTGGCGCGCAAGACGCGCGAGTCGATCCAGGTCTGCGAGGCGGCCGGCTACGACGTCGTGCTGGTCGAGACGGTGGGCGTCGGGCAGAGCGAGACCGAGGTCGCGGCCATGGTCGACTGCTTCCTCGTCCTGATGCTGCCGAACGCGGGCGACGAGCTGCAGGGGATCAAGCGCGGGATCGTGGAGCTGGCCGACCTCATCGCCATCAACAAGGCCGACGGCGACGCGAAGAAGGCGGCCGCGCGCGCGAAGACCCAGTACGAGGGCGCGCTCCGGTACCTGACCCCCATCCACGCCGAGTGGTCCCCCGAGGTGCGCTGCGTCAGCGCGCTGACCGGGGAGGGCGTCGCGGAGCTCTGGGCCCGCGTGGAGGCGCACCGCGCCGCGCTCTCGGAGACGGGCGCGCTGGCCCGGATGCGCGCCGACCAGGCGGCGCAGTGGATGTGGCGGGCGGTCGAGCACGAGCTGACCGCCCGGCTGCGCGCGCACCCCGAGGTGCAGGCGCTCGCGCCCTCGCTCGAGGCCGAGGTCCGCGCGGGGACGCTCCCGGCGACCCAGGCCGCGTCGCGCCTGCTCGCGCGCTTCGGCATCGACGTCTGA